GCTCGGAGGCGGCGCCGATTTGCGGGCCATCCAGGATATGCTCGGCCATAAGAGCCTCTCTACCACGCAGCGTTACACCCACACCTCGGTCGAGAGGATTATGGATGTTTATGATAAGGCTCATCCCCGGGCGAGACTAAAATGAAGACATTTCACGGAACGACAATAGTGTGTGTGAGAAAAAACAGCCAGGTGGCCATGGCCGGAGACGGTCAAGTTACGATTGGCCAGACTGCTATAAAGCACACGGCAAAAAAGGTGAGGAAAATCTACAACGGCAGAGTGCTTGCCGGGTTTTCCGGGGCTACGGCGGATGCCATTACCCTTTTTGATAAGTTCGAGGCGAAGCTCGAAGAGTATAGGGGGAACCTGAGAAGGGCGGCCGTCGAACTGGCCAGGGATTGGAGAACCGACCGGATGCTGAGAAGACTGGAGGCGTTGCTGGCTATCGCCGATAAGGAGAGCATCTTTCTTATTTCCGGAAGCGGCGATGTTCTCGAGCCCGATGATGACATAATTGCAATCGGCTCGGGAGGCGCCTTTGCCCAGTCTGCCGGTAAAGCGCTCTTGAGACACTCCAAATTAAGCGCAAAAGAAATCGTCG
This region of Thermodesulfobacteriota bacterium genomic DNA includes:
- the hslV gene encoding ATP-dependent protease subunit HslV, with product MKTFHGTTIVCVRKNSQVAMAGDGQVTIGQTAIKHTAKKVRKIYNGRVLAGFSGATADAITLFDKFEAKLEEYRGNLRRAAVELARDWRTDRMLRRLEALLAIADKESIFLISGSGDVLEPDDDIIAIGSGGAFAQSAGKALLRHSKLSAKEIVEESLKIAAEICIYTNDKIIVEVL